Genomic segment of Bdellovibrio bacteriovorus:
TCGCAGATCCATCCTTTGCAAAAACCGGTACCAACATTTTGACACCACGGCTGAGGCCGGCACTTTCAGTAGTAAAGATCCCAGGAATCTTTATTGATGCATTGCGCGCATCACGCAAAGTTAATGGGATGTACAGACTGATAAAGAGGTTGTCTGGGAAGAATGTATAGCGGTCTAAACTCTTGCTCCAAACCTGCCCCGAAAGCAGGTCATGGTACTGAATTTCAGAATTTGTAAGAACGAAAGCCCCCTTGCGTTGCTGACCGGCGAAGACCGCACGAACGCGCAAAGCGGAGTCAAATTGGGACCGCTGAGCCCCCAACTGACGATCCAAAAGGTCAAAGTCCTTGTTATCAAAAAGCGTTAAACGCTGCTTACGACTCAAGCCTTCCCCGAACCAGAAGCTCCCCGCGAATTCGTCCTTGTTGTAATCAAGGTTCTGAATTTTATCCACGCGGGTGTCTAGGATGTTTCGGTAAACATTTGAGTCATGAAATAAATCAAGCTCCATGAAGTTTTCAATCTTCCCGTTAACCACTTCGGCGACGGCGAAGTCATATAAATAGGAAGGCTTGGCTTCCGTCCCCTGATTCTTCGCTAAAAGAATCGCGATACGACCGGCTTCAACCTGATCTTGACGAGGTTGAATGATATCCACGATTTGATAGTCTTCGTGATCACGCAAAGCTTTCAGCTGATTCTTTTCGTTTAAGAAGTACAGACGAAGCTTGGATTGTTCATAGTTATCTGGATTTTCCCAGTAATCTTTGAGATCACGCTTACGATCCGGGTCTTTACCACCACCCAACCATGTGGGGCGCTTCGTACCGCCGATGGATTGCCAGTAAATTTGCGACGCATCCACAGGCATTGGCGCCATCACACCGTCATACTTAAAGCTATCGACTAACTTCAAAGAAGAATCAAAAACGAAGAAGGATGTTGGAGAACCTTTGTAGTCTTCCTCTTCGGTCTTATCTTCCAAAACTCCCAAGACATATTCACTGCGACCATCGCCGTTCATATCCATGCGAGCTGTCACTTTATCCAGAAGATTATCGCTCTTGCCTTCAATTTGGATTTTAGTACCGCCAGAAGCTTTGTAAGTTCCGTTGCCCGCATCAGCGACGAGGTAAAGCTGCCATGTATTTTTATTTTCAATCAACGCCAGGTAATCACGTTGATTCGTATCTGCGTCTAAGTTTTGATCGAGCGGAATGAAAGAAAAGCGTCCCTTCGGCATGCCCACGATGGGGAACGTTTGAATATCACTTCCCGCTAAGTTCGCATTCACTTCCACAGTCACTTCGCTTTCTAAAACGTAGCGACGAGCTTCTTGGCCGTTCACAGAAACATCCACAGTCAGATCAAGCTCACTTGGAATGCGAGATTGCGAAGGATCGGCAGCATCCACGATCGTCATCGCCACCGTATACTTACGAACTTCACCCGTTTTCCATAAAGCCGCATAAGGAGCAATTTCTTTAATCGAAGTCACCCACGGACGAGCCGCTTCGGGATGAGGTTTTAAGAAATTAGCGGTCATACGCACTTGAGAGATATCTACAGGCGCCCACTTATTCACAAAAGAAATTTCGAAGTTAAGATCTTTACTTTTACGATCCCAAACGATTTCGGATTTTTCTTTATTGGCGATAGTGATGAGTGGTTGCGCAGGAACTTTCAGAGCGCGTTCCACGTCCATATTTCCACCGACGGAATACTTCTTATAGACTTCTTTTTCAGGTGATAACACGCGTCCTTGTTCATGTGAACCACCCGACACCAACGATAGATTCGAAAGCAACGGACGAGATCCCAAAACCAGACGAGCATACACTTCATTGGCTGGCACACCACGAGCCAAAAGTTCCGCCACGGCGGCTGCTACATAGGGAGACGCCTGAGAAGTGCCCGAGAGGTATTCGTAACCCAATGTAGAACGGAAACGCACAGGACGACGTCCTTCAGGATACGTACTTAAAATATTTAAGCCCGGTGCAACGATATCAACACCACTGCCGAAGTTAGAAAAGTGAGCCATCGCACCGTCGGGACCCGCTGCACTAACGCAAATCACGTTAGGGTAAGCACACGGTCTTAAAAGAGCGCGAGTGGAGTCATTTCCCGCCGCCGCAACGATGATGATACCGCGAGCTTGAGCCTCCTCAATCACCTTCCGCATAAATTCAGAATCCGAAGTCTGTGGCCACCCCATAGAGAAGTTGATTACTTGAGCGCCTGAGTGCATCGCATAGATCACACCGCGAGCAACAACATCACCCAGACTCTTTTTGATATTCTCGCGACCTTCTTCAGAAGGAGAATCATAGATGGATAGTGGCTTAATCGGTTCACTGGGTTGAACCCCAATAACCTGCACAGGCAGGATTTCAACGTTTTCGCTTAAACCACGAATGCCGACGTTATTGCCAACTTCCGCTGCGATAATACCGGCGACATGAGTTCCGTGACCTTGGTCATCACCAAAATCAGGGCGCCCCATGATTTTATTCGTCGGGTTCACCGCGCCTAAAAGACTCCAGCCTTGGCAATCTAAGGGATAACCATTTTTATCCATATCCACTTCAGGATTTTTAAGATCCATCCATTTTGCTTCACACTCTTTGCGATCTTTGTCTTCTAGGCAGGCATTGAACTTCGCTAAAGCACGGCATTCGGTCTCGTTACGGTGAATGACGTTTTTAAGATCTGGATGATCTTTCTGGATACCCGTATCTAAGACGGCAACAAGCACTTTCTTTTTGGCCTTTTGTGGAGCTGGCAGGCGCACGTCTTCTTGGGCGCGAGCAGGCACCTTGTAAGTGTGCAAAGGATCCAAGTCCACTGTTTGCGGTTGGCCTTGATTATTAATTCCCCACTGGTAGATAGCGAAGGGATCCGCCGCGAAGGCCGAAACAGTTCCTAGTGTCAGCAAAACAAAGAGTGCGTTTCTCATCGGAAGCTTCCTTGTGAACGATCTAACTCAATCGGAGAAATACGGGTCTTATTGGCAAACATCGCAATCAAGCCGCTGGCGTAATCCATGTTTTTCTTAGGATCACCCAAAGTATTTGAGAAGTACTCTAAGTCCCCATCTTCATCACCACTGCGGAAACCATTGATACGAACAAAGAAGACATAGTTTTCTTCACCTAAGAACTTTAAAAGTTGTGGAAGAGGAATTTCTTCTTCTAAAATATAAAGAACATTCGTCATCCACTGCGTCTGAGACTTTTTGTCTTTAGGATAACTAGCGGAAGCTTTCAAAAGCTTTTCCATCCAAGGAATCATACAGTCGTAGTTTGTACCATTGAGCCAAGCCGAGGTCGGCGTGTTTTGCGCACTGTCGTTCTTGCCACCACCATGACGATTTTCATGGTACTCATAGCAGGCCGCCATGTAACGATTCTTACCGGCGTTGTAATTGCCATTTCCTAGAACTTTCAACATGTCGTCGAACATTTCTTTATCGTTAGCGCGCGCCTTACGACCCATTTTTTCACTCAGCTTTTGGAAAACGCCGCTGATAAATTTGGAACGTTTGACAGACTTCCCATTCGCATCTGGCTGAAGAACTAAATCACGCACTTTATCAAGGCCACCTGGCAAGATCGAAAGATTCGCCGTGATACGATAGAAATCCACGGCCGTCACCGTTGAGAAAGCCTCAGGCTCAATCAAACGGTAAGACATTAAAGGAGCGCCGTTTAATTCTTGTTGAACTTCATCTAGAAGCTTAAAGAATTTTTTGCGGTTCAAATGCCATCCGCCCCACACGTGTTGAATCACGGCAACGGAAGGATATTGAGTGCCTTTCACCGTCAGATCGGCCTCTGTAGTGACTGTTCTCCAGTAAGCTTTACCGAATGGCGTGTTGGCTGGATTTGGATCATTTGTTTCAGCCAGATCAATCTTGTTGTCAGGCTTCCACTTGCTGAGAATGCCTTTAATCCAGTCCGTCGCAAAACCCAAAAGATCACGGCCTTTCAACTCACCACGTTTATTAGCAAACAGAGTCACCTCAGAATCCTTAGGATCTAGATCTGGAGCGTCGGGCGAACGTGGGTAACGGATTTTCAATAAATGATCCTCTGTGAAAGAGTTCATACGGATCGCAAAGACCTTTGTGCGCATCTCTTTAGTTTTAAGCTGGTGATCAATCTCAAATTTCTTATGCGCGAAGTTTGCGTAAAGAAGTTCAGGATCATTGCTCTTAAATAACGAGCGCAAAGCAGGCTTCAAATTGTTACGAGTGGCCAAAAAGTCTTTAACGAATTTTGAATCCGCGTTTTCAGTATCTAGGAGTTCCGCGTATTCCGGATTGTAATCAATAACGAAAGCATCCGTATTAAGATCCGTCCACGTTGTGCTGGCGCGAACACGCATCAAATTAATGAAGTAGTTCACATCCAAGCTCATCCCCAAAGCACTGGCTTTTTGGTTACGAACGTAGACTTGGATACCTTCCTTCGTCCGCATAAAGCTTGTTTGACGAAGAATCGCGCGAGAACCATCAGCCCCAACGGAGACAGAGTTGATGAAACTTAGCGGAGTAATCCCCATCAAGACATCTAAGGAAGATGTTAATTGCGCATAAGCAGATAGCGCCACAGAGTCCGTGATTGTGAAGACTTCGCCTTCACGAAGTTCCGCCAAGAACGCATCCAAAGGCTGTTGCTTCTTACCATCTTCAGACGTGATGAGGTCTTTTTCCGTCAAGACTTGAGAAAGATTGTTCATGTAACGAGGAAGCAAGATATTCTTCCACGGAACTTTCGCACCTTCGGTGATGGAAAGAAGAGGACGTACGTGAGTGTAATCCCGCATCACCATGACGTTGGCACCGGCAAACGGTACGACGTCAGGAACTCCGTCCAAAGTCATAAAGTAGCCTAAACGACCCGCCACGCTCATGTTATCGACAAGCTGAATCGCCGCCGAACTTCCATAGTAAGTGCCCGTCGAAACATGGCGAGTGGCAGCTAAGTTAAATCCACCAACAGGTCCACCCCAAGCCTCCACTTGTTGGTAAAGTGGCTCATTCGGTTTAGTACGGATATGGTCCATGATACGATTTGTGATCTCTTCACGGCGGTTGGCATAAAGGTCATTCACCTTCAGCAAATCCAATTTTTCGTTAAGGTAGTTGATCACGGTTCCAATCGCCATGGATTTAGAGCGGATTCCAAGGTAGCGCTCTAAATCACCATCTTGGAATGGCGACTGACGGTCTCCGTGCGCAAAACGCTGTGGGTAACCAGGAACGAATTCCTTCATCACCTTCCCGTTTTGCACTAGCCCACTCTTCGTAGAAATATCCAGACGAGGAAGCGACCAGTTCGCCGCACCTTTAAGATTGAAAAGTTCCAAGGCATTGTGCGCGCGGTGGATAAGTTTTGCTAACACCAACTCTTCAAGCTCTGACGGGAAGGCCCCTGCCTTCACGATGTCTTGAAAGTCTTGATAACGAAGTTGGGCCAAACGACGCACCAACCAACGAGCATCTTCATAAGTACACGCAGAAAATGACTCTGCGGAAGGATGTGTAAGAACGACGTGGCCCGAAAGAACAGAACCTAATTTCGGAGAAAAACGGTTGATACTTTCAGGAACATCCACCAAAGAGAATGGAAGAATCAACGCACGGTAAGCGCGGTAACGAGAGAATCTTTGCACCGTTGGCAATTGATCTGGATTGTTTGGATCTGGAGCATAACCCCATTGAATATCAAAGTATTCAGCGACAGCCGGTTCAAGAACCGCATCTGAAAAAACAACCGTGTGATTGGTTTTGTTATTCTCCGTCACCCAGCCACGACTTTCAAAGTCAGAAATCATGGATTCTTGAGCATTCTTCAAGAAAGCTTCTTTTTCTTCTTCATTCGCGAACTGAACACGCAGGTTGCGATAGTACTTTGGAGACGGAACGTAATAGCCGAGTTTTCTTAAAAGAGCGGCTCTCATCAAAGTTGTGTGAGAGTAACGGCTGAGGCTTAAGCGATAGAAAAGACCCGGGCTTTCAATGGATTGAACGCGAGACATGTATGTGAAGGGCAAAGCGGCTTCTTCAGAAAGGAACTGCACACCGCGAGCGGCCGCAGGATAAGCGCCAGGAACGTTTTCCACCGCATCGTAAATACGGTTTTGCCACATCTTGTTTTCGATAGGATTGAAGGTGCTAAGGTCCGTTCCTTGATTAGCGAGGGCTGCGGCCTGACCGACGTCTAAAGGGCTTCCAGAGCGGTTTAGAAGGTCTGCGGAGGGCTTTTTGACTGACTTTAGCGGTAGTGACACACTCTCCGCACTCGCGATAGAGAGCATCATCAGGCATAAAGCGCAGACAATAACTATTCTTAAAGACATTCACGCCCCCTTTTGGGTAGGGTCAAAAATTCGTGTTCTAGC
This window contains:
- a CDS encoding S8 family serine peptidase, whose amino-acid sequence is MRNALFVLLTLGTVSAFAADPFAIYQWGINNQGQPQTVDLDPLHTYKVPARAQEDVRLPAPQKAKKKVLVAVLDTGIQKDHPDLKNVIHRNETECRALAKFNACLEDKDRKECEAKWMDLKNPEVDMDKNGYPLDCQGWSLLGAVNPTNKIMGRPDFGDDQGHGTHVAGIIAAEVGNNVGIRGLSENVEILPVQVIGVQPSEPIKPLSIYDSPSEEGRENIKKSLGDVVARGVIYAMHSGAQVINFSMGWPQTSDSEFMRKVIEEAQARGIIIVAAAGNDSTRALLRPCAYPNVICVSAAGPDGAMAHFSNFGSGVDIVAPGLNILSTYPEGRRPVRFRSTLGYEYLSGTSQASPYVAAAVAELLARGVPANEVYARLVLGSRPLLSNLSLVSGGSHEQGRVLSPEKEVYKKYSVGGNMDVERALKVPAQPLITIANKEKSEIVWDRKSKDLNFEISFVNKWAPVDISQVRMTANFLKPHPEAARPWVTSIKEIAPYAALWKTGEVRKYTVAMTIVDAADPSQSRIPSELDLTVDVSVNGQEARRYVLESEVTVEVNANLAGSDIQTFPIVGMPKGRFSFIPLDQNLDADTNQRDYLALIENKNTWQLYLVADAGNGTYKASGGTKIQIEGKSDNLLDKVTARMDMNGDGRSEYVLGVLEDKTEEEDYKGSPTSFFVFDSSLKLVDSFKYDGVMAPMPVDASQIYWQSIGGTKRPTWLGGGKDPDRKRDLKDYWENPDNYEQSKLRLYFLNEKNQLKALRDHEDYQIVDIIQPRQDQVEAGRIAILLAKNQGTEAKPSYLYDFAVAEVVNGKIENFMELDLFHDSNVYRNILDTRVDKIQNLDYNKDEFAGSFWFGEGLSRKQRLTLFDNKDFDLLDRQLGAQRSQFDSALRVRAVFAGQQRKGAFVLTNSEIQYHDLLSGQVWSKSLDRYTFFPDNLFISLYIPLTLRDARNASIKIPGIFTTESAGLSRGVKMLVPVFAKDGSAIELVSPARLRFKSSGCRSMETPVFDGAKGAHSFDYYCGDKLLRVNLTY